One Etheostoma spectabile isolate EspeVRDwgs_2016 chromosome 12, UIUC_Espe_1.0, whole genome shotgun sequence genomic window carries:
- the LOC116699231 gene encoding uncharacterized protein LOC116699231: MAFRLPGGIPEEHLPDFPRGRIHGLHMLARQGRVDNFPHPAEPGLPEEEGEYNIGHRFPPLREDEHQIEEWEDEDDWPYWSVDPGYGSVSEEDESAEEEEQVDVENCSDSYGDGCSDGDVDRDGEVDSDGGSGSGSGSDGYSDGYRNGYGDGYGDGYCDDFSAGNAYSAGYSAGYIAGYSDGYSDGYSDGCRDGSSFHDDVNILPYSPLIEHFPPPSFWQQFKPPRPSFPTGEPFWHLPFGGPLHGLPALQVREPEYGCPSASQRSHLCLRESAHSSSGLGPSTDRRREDSSRESAHSSSGLGPSTKRSREESDTLQVSMKRLKGNCEDSLNELPPSSSGHGPSTYRRREDSSRESAHSSSGLGPSTDRRREDSSRESAHSSSGLGPSTKRSREESDTLQVSTKRLKGNCEDSLNELPPSSSGLGPSTYRRREDSSSESAHSSSGLGPSTDRRREDSSRESAHSSSGLGPSTDRRREDSSRESARSSSGLGPSTFRRYWMVPLDNMRGTEDSDSD, encoded by the coding sequence GCCGTGTAGACAACTTCCCACATCCTGCAGAACCTGGCCTCCCTGAAGAGGAAGGTGAGTATAATATTGGTCACCGTTTTCCCCCTCTCAGAGAAGATGAACATCAAATAGAGGAGTGGGAGGATGAAGACGACTGGCCTTACTGGTCTGTAGATCCTGGGTATGGCTCCGTGTCTGAAGAGGACGAGagtgcagaggaagaggagcaagtGGATGTTGAAAATTGTAGTGATAGTTATGGTGATGGTTGTAGTGATGGTGACGTTGATAGAGATGGTGAAGTTGATAGTGATGGTGGTAGTGGTAGTGGTAGTGGTAGTGatggttatagtgatggttATAGAAATGGTTATGGTGATGGTTATGGTGATGGTTATTGTGATGATTTTAGTGCTGGTAATGCTTAtagtgctggttatagtgcTGGTTATATTGCTGGTTATAGTGatggttatagtgatggttatagtgatggttGTCGTGATGGTTCTAGTTTTCATGATGATGTCAACATCCTACCTTACTCCCCTCTCATCGAGCACTTCCCACCTCCAAGTTTTTGGCAGCAATTTAAACCACCGCGTCCTTCCTTTCCCACTGGTGAGCCATTCTGGCACCTCCCATTTGGTGGTCCGCTGCACGGGCTTCCTGCGCTGCAAGTGAGAGAACCTGAATATGGTTGTCCCTCAGCCTCTCAAAGGTCACACCTTTGCCTCAGGGAGTCTGcacactcctcttcaggcctcggcccctccacagacagaagaagggaagacagctccagggagtctgcgcactcctcttcaggcctcggcccctccACAAAGAGAAGCAGGGAAGAGAGTGACACCTTGCAGGTAAGTATGAAGAGGCTGAAGGGGAATTGTGAGGACAGCCTCAATGAGTTGccaccctcctcttcaggccacggcccctccacatatagaagaagggaagacagctccagggagtctgcacactcctcttcaggcctcggcccctccacagacagaagaagggaagacagctccagggagtctgcgcactcctcttcaggcctcggcccctccACAAAGAGAAGCAGGGAAGAAAGTGACACCTTGCAGGTAAGTACGAAGAGGCTGAAGGGGAATTGTGAGGACAGCCTCAATGAGTTAccaccctcctcttcaggcctcggcccctccacatacagaagaagggaagacagctccagcGAGTCTGCgcactcctcttcaggcctcggcccctccacagacagaagaagggaagacagctccagggagtctgcgcactcctcttcaggcctcggcccctccacagacagaagaagggaagacagctccagggagtctgcacgctcctcttcaggcctcggcccctccACATTCAGGAGATACTGGATGGTTCCTCTTGATAACATGCGAGGAACTGAAGATAGCGACTCTGATTAG
- the pter gene encoding N-acetyltaurine hydrolase, with amino-acid sequence MSELRGKVQTVLGLVDPDQLGRTMTHEHLTMTFECCYFPPPPGDEEVAENPFQMQHMHWLRQNPYSCHENLLLQQETGAVRDELLAYRKAGGGTIVENTTTGIDRNLPTLKQLAKDTGVHVVAGAGYYVDSTHTEATKRMSVEKLTDIIISEVLHGADGTDIRCGVIGEIGTSWPITESETKVLRATAHAQTQLGCPVIIHPGRNPAAPAEIIRILQEAGGDISKTVMSHLDRTIFDDGELLEFAKLGSYLEYDLFGTEMLNYPYNLEVDMPSDSQRVKTLAFLVKEGYDDKIVVAHDIHTKNRLTKYGGHGYSHILQNIVPKMLIRGISQNQVDKILIDNPKCWLTFK; translated from the exons ATGTCAGAGTTGAGAGGGAAGGTCCAGACCGTGCTGGGTCTGGTGGATCCAGATCAGCTGGGCCGCACCATGACCCACGAGCACCTGACCATGACCTTTGAGTGCTGTTACTTCCCTCCTCCCCCAGGCGATGAGGAGGTGGCAGAGAACCCGTTCCAGATGCAGCACATGCACTGGCTGAGACAGAACCCCTACAGCTGTCACGAgaacctgctgctgcagcaggagACTGGCGCCGTGCGGGACGAGCTGCTGGCCTACAGGAAGGCTGGCGGGGGCACCATAGTGGAAAACACCACCACGGGCATAGACCGGAACCTGCCCACCCTCAAGCAGTTAGCAAAGGACACGGGGGTCCACGTCGTTGCAGGAGCAGGGTACTATGTGGACTCCACCCACACTGAGGCCACCAAGAGAATGAGTGTGGAGAAG CTCACAGACATCATCATCAGCGAGGTGCTTCACGGCGCAGACGGGACAGACATCCGCTGTGGCGTGATCGGAGAGATCGGCACCAGCTGGCCCATCACGGAGAGTGAAACGAAGGTGCTGAGGGCCACAGCTCATGCTCAGACCCAGCTTGGCTGCCCTGTCATCATCCATCCCGGTAGGAATCCCGCTGCTCCGGCTGAAATCATCAGGATTCTTCAGGAGGCCGGGGGTGACATCAGCAAAACTGTCATGTCACACCTGGACAG GACTATATTTGATGATGGTGAACTGCTTGAGTTTGCGAAGCTGGGGAGTTATCTGGAGTATGACCTGTTTGGAACAGAGATGCTGAACTACCCGTACAACCTGGAGGTGGACATGCCCAGTGACAGCCAGAGAGTGAAGAC CTTGGCGTTCCTCGTGAAGGAGGGCTACGACGACAAGATAGTGGTTGCACACGACATCCACACCAAGAACCGTCTCACCAAGTACGGCGGCCACGGCTACTCTCACATCCTGCAGAACATTGTGCCGAAGATGCTGATTAGGGGCATCTCGCAGAACCAGGTGGATAAGATCCTCATTGACAACCCAAAATGCTGGCTGACCTTTAAATAa
- the c1ql3b gene encoding complement C1q-like protein 3b, producing the protein MIATGVCGVALVLVLVVLIPVMVNTAGTPARYEMLGSCQMVCDSHGTAATATSKATNPIKDNRLVQSLPTFIQGPQGEPGRVGRIGPRGPVGEPGPAGPAGPPGERGAPGPPGAPGANGPNGAISAATYNTIPRIAFYAGLKKQHEGYEVLKFDDVVTNLGNHYDPSSGKFTCSIPGIYFFVYHVLMRGGDGTSMWADLCKNNQVRASAIAQDADQNYDYASNSVVLHLEPGDEIYIKLDGGKAHGGNNNKYSTFSGFMLYTD; encoded by the exons ATGATCGCAACTGGTGTTTGTGGTGTCGCGCTGGTGCTGGTGCTGGTGGTTCTGATCCCGGTCATGGTGAACACCGCCGGTACTCCTGCCCGCTACGAGATGCTCGGGTCCTGCCAAATGGTGTGCGACTCCCACGGTACCGCGGCCACGGCCACGTCCAAGGCAACCAACCCAATAAAAGACAACCGTCTGGTGCAGTCGCTTCCGACGTTCATCCAAGGTCCTCAAGGAGAGCCGGGACGCGTCGGCAGGATCGGTCCGAGGGGTCCGGTTGGCGAGCCCGGGCCAGCTGGACCTGCTGGTCCTCCCGGAGAGAGAGGGGCACCAGGTCCACCCGGAGCACCTGGAGCAAATGGGCCTAACGGTGCCATCAGCGCTGCCACTTACAACACGATCCCAAGGATTGCGTTTTATGCAGGACTGAAGAAGCAGCATGAGGGATACGAAGTGTTGAAATTCGACGACGTAGTCACAAATCTGGGCAACCACTATGACCCTTCTTCAGGGAAATTCACCTGCTCAATACCTGGGATTTACTTCTTTGTATACCATGTGCTGATGCGAGGCGGAGATGGAACCAGCATGTGGGCTGACCTCTGTAAAAACAACCAG GTGAGAGCCAGTGCCATTGCCCAAGACGCCGACCAGAACTACGACTACGCCAGCAACAGTGTTGTCCTGCACCTCGAGCCCGGGGACGAGATTTACATCAAGCTGGACGGCGGAAAGGCGCACGggggcaacaacaacaagtacAGCACCTTCTCCGGCTTCATGTTGTATACGGATTAA
- the LOC116699808 gene encoding alanine aminotransferase 2-like isoform X3: MKKPFSEVIKANIGDAHAMGQQPITFFRQVLALCSYPELLNDSTFPEDAKSRARRILQSCGGNSMGSYTASQGINSVRQDVARYIERRDGGVPCDPDDIYLTTGASDGIVTMLKLLVCGEGATRAGVMISIPQYPLYSAALAELGAVQINYYLNEQKCWSMDISELQRALDEARRHCNPRALCIINPGNPTGQVQSRQCIEDVIRFAANERLLLMADEVYQDNVYAEGCQFHSFKKVLFEMGPEYSDTVELVSFHSTSKCYMGECGFRGGYMEIINMDDEVKAQLTKLVSVRLCPPVPGQALMDLVVNPPQPGEPSHDTFIKERTATLSALAEKAKLTEQVLNTIQGISCNPVQGAMYSFPRITIPEKAVQEAMDKGQEPDMFYCMKMLEETGICLVPGSGFGQADGTYHFRMTIFPNRRKTKNPLKKPPPDS; the protein is encoded by the exons ATGAAGAAGCCCTTTTCGGAGGTCATCAAGGCCAACATTGGTGACGCTCATGCTATGGGCCAGCAGCCAATCACTTTCTTCCGACAG GTCTTGGCACTGTGCTCGTACCCCGAACTGCTGAATGACAGCACATTCCCAGAGGATGCTAAAAGTAGAGCACGCCGCATTCTGCAGTCCTGTGGAGGGAACAGTATGG GTTCCTACACGGCAAGTCAGGGCATAAACTCTGTGCGTCAGGATGTGGCCCGCTACATTGAGCGAAGAGATGGCGGTGTGCCCTGCGACCCAGACGACATTTATCTCACCACAGGGGCCAGCGACGGCATTGTG ACCATGCTGAAACTGCTGGTGTGTGGCGAGGGTGCGACCCGTGCAGGCGTCATGATCTCCATACCTCAGTATCCCCTGTACTCGGCTGCGTTGGCCGAATTGGGCGCCGTGCAGATCAACTATTACCTTAATGAGCAGAAGTGCTGGAGTATGGACATCAGCGAGTTGCAGCGTGCCCTGGATGAGGCCCGGCGCCACTGCAACCCCCGAGCGCTGTGCATCATCAACCCTGGAAACCCCACCG GGCAGGTTCAGAGCAGACAGTGCATTGAGGACGTAATCCGATTTGCAGCAAATGAACGTCTCCTCCTCATGGCTGATGAG GTGTACCAGGACAATGTGTATGCTGAAGGTTGCCAGTTCCACTCTTTTAAGAAGGTTCTGTTTGAAATGGGGCCAGAGTACTCGGATACAGTGGAGCTGGTATCGTTCCACTCCACCTCAAAATGTTACATGGGAGA gtGTGGCTTTCGTGGAGGCTACATGGAGATCATCAACATGGACGATGAGGTGAAGGCCCAGCTGACCAAGCTcgtgtctgtccgtctgtgtcCTCCTGTTCCTGGACAGGCTCTAATGGACCTTGTGGTTAACCCCCCTCAGCCTGGGGAACCGTCACATGACACCTTTATCAAG GAGCGCACAGCCACCTTAAGTGCCTTAGCAGAGAAGGCCAAGCTCACAGAACAGGTTCTCAATACTATTCAAGGCATCAGCTGTAATCCTGTTCAGGGCGCCATGTACTCCTTCCCTCGCATAACCATCCCTGAAAAGGCCGTCCAAGAAGCCATG GACAAAGGTCAGGAGCCAGATATGTTTTACTGCATGAAGATGCTGGAGGAGACGGGGATCTGCCTTGTACCTGGAAGCGGCTTTGGCCAGGCAGATGGAACCTACCACTTCAG AATGACTATCTTCCCAAACCGACGAAAAACTAAAAATCCTCTGAAAAAACCCCCCCCGGATTCCTAA
- the LOC116699808 gene encoding alanine aminotransferase 2-like isoform X2: protein MNHGTTLLWKQRALSSLSATRRGLPKEKMSENGVRCRAKVLTIDSMNPTVKKVEYAVRGPIVLRAVELERELSEGMKKPFSEVIKANIGDAHAMGQQPITFFRQVLALCSYPELLNDSTFPEDAKSRARRILQSCGGNSMGSYTASQGINSVRQDVARYIERRDGGVPCDPDDIYLTTGASDGIVTMLKLLVCGEGATRAGVMISIPQYPLYSAALAELGAVQINYYLNEQKCWSMDISELQRALDEARRHCNPRALCIINPGNPTGQVQSRQCIEDVIRFAANERLLLMADEVYQDNVYAEGCQFHSFKKVLFEMGPEYSDTVELVSFHSTSKCYMGECGFRGGYMEIINMDDEVKAQLTKLVSVRLCPPVPGQALMDLVVNPPQPGEPSHDTFIKERTATLSALAEKAKLTEQVLNTIQGISCNPVQGAMYSFPRITIPEKAVQEAMDKGQEPDMFYCMKMLEETGICLVPGSGFGQADGTYHFRMTIFPNRRKTKNPLKKPPPDS, encoded by the exons AGCTTTATCGAGTCTGAGCGCGACTCGGCGTGGGCTCCCCAAAGAGAAGATGTCCGAGAATGGCGTGCGATGCCGGGCCAAGGTGTTGACCATCGACAGCATGAACCCCACGGTGAAGAAGGTGGAGTACGCCGTGCGGGGGCCCATCGTGCTGCGGGCTGTGGAGCTGGAGAGGGAGCTCTCTGAG GGAATGAAGAAGCCCTTTTCGGAGGTCATCAAGGCCAACATTGGTGACGCTCATGCTATGGGCCAGCAGCCAATCACTTTCTTCCGACAG GTCTTGGCACTGTGCTCGTACCCCGAACTGCTGAATGACAGCACATTCCCAGAGGATGCTAAAAGTAGAGCACGCCGCATTCTGCAGTCCTGTGGAGGGAACAGTATGG GTTCCTACACGGCAAGTCAGGGCATAAACTCTGTGCGTCAGGATGTGGCCCGCTACATTGAGCGAAGAGATGGCGGTGTGCCCTGCGACCCAGACGACATTTATCTCACCACAGGGGCCAGCGACGGCATTGTG ACCATGCTGAAACTGCTGGTGTGTGGCGAGGGTGCGACCCGTGCAGGCGTCATGATCTCCATACCTCAGTATCCCCTGTACTCGGCTGCGTTGGCCGAATTGGGCGCCGTGCAGATCAACTATTACCTTAATGAGCAGAAGTGCTGGAGTATGGACATCAGCGAGTTGCAGCGTGCCCTGGATGAGGCCCGGCGCCACTGCAACCCCCGAGCGCTGTGCATCATCAACCCTGGAAACCCCACCG GGCAGGTTCAGAGCAGACAGTGCATTGAGGACGTAATCCGATTTGCAGCAAATGAACGTCTCCTCCTCATGGCTGATGAG GTGTACCAGGACAATGTGTATGCTGAAGGTTGCCAGTTCCACTCTTTTAAGAAGGTTCTGTTTGAAATGGGGCCAGAGTACTCGGATACAGTGGAGCTGGTATCGTTCCACTCCACCTCAAAATGTTACATGGGAGA gtGTGGCTTTCGTGGAGGCTACATGGAGATCATCAACATGGACGATGAGGTGAAGGCCCAGCTGACCAAGCTcgtgtctgtccgtctgtgtcCTCCTGTTCCTGGACAGGCTCTAATGGACCTTGTGGTTAACCCCCCTCAGCCTGGGGAACCGTCACATGACACCTTTATCAAG GAGCGCACAGCCACCTTAAGTGCCTTAGCAGAGAAGGCCAAGCTCACAGAACAGGTTCTCAATACTATTCAAGGCATCAGCTGTAATCCTGTTCAGGGCGCCATGTACTCCTTCCCTCGCATAACCATCCCTGAAAAGGCCGTCCAAGAAGCCATG GACAAAGGTCAGGAGCCAGATATGTTTTACTGCATGAAGATGCTGGAGGAGACGGGGATCTGCCTTGTACCTGGAAGCGGCTTTGGCCAGGCAGATGGAACCTACCACTTCAG AATGACTATCTTCCCAAACCGACGAAAAACTAAAAATCCTCTGAAAAAACCCCCCCCGGATTCCTAA
- the LOC116699808 gene encoding alanine aminotransferase 2-like isoform X1 translates to MSATRLQLLAHRNALLLSRGPNEMLAGGGPRVRTLTSQTLSSPARALSSLSATRRGLPKEKMSENGVRCRAKVLTIDSMNPTVKKVEYAVRGPIVLRAVELERELSEGMKKPFSEVIKANIGDAHAMGQQPITFFRQVLALCSYPELLNDSTFPEDAKSRARRILQSCGGNSMGSYTASQGINSVRQDVARYIERRDGGVPCDPDDIYLTTGASDGIVTMLKLLVCGEGATRAGVMISIPQYPLYSAALAELGAVQINYYLNEQKCWSMDISELQRALDEARRHCNPRALCIINPGNPTGQVQSRQCIEDVIRFAANERLLLMADEVYQDNVYAEGCQFHSFKKVLFEMGPEYSDTVELVSFHSTSKCYMGECGFRGGYMEIINMDDEVKAQLTKLVSVRLCPPVPGQALMDLVVNPPQPGEPSHDTFIKERTATLSALAEKAKLTEQVLNTIQGISCNPVQGAMYSFPRITIPEKAVQEAMDKGQEPDMFYCMKMLEETGICLVPGSGFGQADGTYHFRMTIFPNRRKTKNPLKKPPPDS, encoded by the exons ATGTCAGCCACACGGTTGCAGTTGCTGGCGCACAGAAACGCCCTGCTTTTAAGCCGGGGGCCAAACGAAATGTTAGCCGGTGGTGGTCCCAGAGTCCGAACCCTCACATCTCAAACTCTGTCCTCTCCCGCCAGAGCTTTATCGAGTCTGAGCGCGACTCGGCGTGGGCTCCCCAAAGAGAAGATGTCCGAGAATGGCGTGCGATGCCGGGCCAAGGTGTTGACCATCGACAGCATGAACCCCACGGTGAAGAAGGTGGAGTACGCCGTGCGGGGGCCCATCGTGCTGCGGGCTGTGGAGCTGGAGAGGGAGCTCTCTGAG GGAATGAAGAAGCCCTTTTCGGAGGTCATCAAGGCCAACATTGGTGACGCTCATGCTATGGGCCAGCAGCCAATCACTTTCTTCCGACAG GTCTTGGCACTGTGCTCGTACCCCGAACTGCTGAATGACAGCACATTCCCAGAGGATGCTAAAAGTAGAGCACGCCGCATTCTGCAGTCCTGTGGAGGGAACAGTATGG GTTCCTACACGGCAAGTCAGGGCATAAACTCTGTGCGTCAGGATGTGGCCCGCTACATTGAGCGAAGAGATGGCGGTGTGCCCTGCGACCCAGACGACATTTATCTCACCACAGGGGCCAGCGACGGCATTGTG ACCATGCTGAAACTGCTGGTGTGTGGCGAGGGTGCGACCCGTGCAGGCGTCATGATCTCCATACCTCAGTATCCCCTGTACTCGGCTGCGTTGGCCGAATTGGGCGCCGTGCAGATCAACTATTACCTTAATGAGCAGAAGTGCTGGAGTATGGACATCAGCGAGTTGCAGCGTGCCCTGGATGAGGCCCGGCGCCACTGCAACCCCCGAGCGCTGTGCATCATCAACCCTGGAAACCCCACCG GGCAGGTTCAGAGCAGACAGTGCATTGAGGACGTAATCCGATTTGCAGCAAATGAACGTCTCCTCCTCATGGCTGATGAG GTGTACCAGGACAATGTGTATGCTGAAGGTTGCCAGTTCCACTCTTTTAAGAAGGTTCTGTTTGAAATGGGGCCAGAGTACTCGGATACAGTGGAGCTGGTATCGTTCCACTCCACCTCAAAATGTTACATGGGAGA gtGTGGCTTTCGTGGAGGCTACATGGAGATCATCAACATGGACGATGAGGTGAAGGCCCAGCTGACCAAGCTcgtgtctgtccgtctgtgtcCTCCTGTTCCTGGACAGGCTCTAATGGACCTTGTGGTTAACCCCCCTCAGCCTGGGGAACCGTCACATGACACCTTTATCAAG GAGCGCACAGCCACCTTAAGTGCCTTAGCAGAGAAGGCCAAGCTCACAGAACAGGTTCTCAATACTATTCAAGGCATCAGCTGTAATCCTGTTCAGGGCGCCATGTACTCCTTCCCTCGCATAACCATCCCTGAAAAGGCCGTCCAAGAAGCCATG GACAAAGGTCAGGAGCCAGATATGTTTTACTGCATGAAGATGCTGGAGGAGACGGGGATCTGCCTTGTACCTGGAAGCGGCTTTGGCCAGGCAGATGGAACCTACCACTTCAG AATGACTATCTTCCCAAACCGACGAAAAACTAAAAATCCTCTGAAAAAACCCCCCCCGGATTCCTAA
- the fuz gene encoding protein fuzzy homolog yields MTMLQHGSTQLLCLTASSGVPLFTRGAAKQLPFSVIGSLNGVHMFGGGQGVVLSSCETEGGGKVVWRVFQDSVMLIAVSGGEQGGACSSKEEQVRLQRLLDNVWSCMVLVLGQDELTNVKNVERLKRDLRSCFSLIDQLLEERQEGILGNLTHCADSLLPPNPTLLQEAVDGFAQAADSEFSCLIVHGRIAAATEKWWRLAPQEVVLLSGLLRSLSASGSVSCDYPVFLPQGSPTVAHRLLRFQLLPGADVCVLCGPTPSLHSAESGLVGRFWTPLVETLRDCLAVGERCLPGSVSLRPDVLALLLINRETRRSVSCVRTSTSHPIGDPLLPSKARCWELLKLFYIFSTTRYFNQEEILCVLPEDRAQRSNTEDFVLGFSHQPLQCYLVTEECKSYGIQTPQHQLFLLFPLSVPTFALRTVATKTLSDIVAATGF; encoded by the coding sequence GCTCCTTTGCCTCACAGCCAGCAGTGGGGTGCCTCTTTTCACAAGAGGAGCCGCCAAACAGCTACCCTTCTCTGTCATCGGCTCCCTGAATGGTGTCCACATGTTCGGGGGTGGGCAGGGAGTGGTGTTGTCTAGCTGTGAGACTGAAGGTGGGGGTAAAGTAGTTTGGAGAGTTTTCCAGGACAGTGTGATGCTCATCGCTGTGAGCGGAGGTGAACAAGGTGGTGCATGCAGCAGCAAAGAGGAGCAGGTCCGCTTACAACGCCTCCTGGACAATGTGTGGAGCTGCATGGTGCTGGTGTTGGGGCAGGATGAGCTGACCAATGTCAAGAATGTTGAGAGGCTGAAGAGGGACTTGCGATCCTGCTTCAGCCTCATTGATCAGCTGTTGGAGGAGAGACAAGAGGGCATCCTGGGTAACTTGACACACTGCGCTGATTCACTGCTGCCTCCAAACCCCACTCTTCTTCAAGAGGCCGTGGATGGCTTTGCTCAGGCTGCAGACAGTGAATTTAGCTGCCTCATCGTCCATGGACGGATAGCTGCAGCAACTGAGAAGTGGTGGCGCCTGGCACCGCAGGAGGTTGTGCTGCTCTCTGGTTTGTTGCGATCCCTCTCAGCCTCTGGATCTGTCTCTTGTGATTACCCAGTTTTCCTTCCTCAGGGCAGCCCCACCGTGGCCCACCGCCTGCTCCGTTTCCAACTGCTCCCTGgggcagatgtgtgtgtgctgtgcggGCCAACCCCGTCCCTGCACAGTGCCGAGAGTGGGCTGGTGGGTCGTTTTTGGACACCCCTGGTGGAGACCCTGAGAGACTGTCTGGCTGTTGGAGAGCGCTGCTTACCAGGATCTGTATCCCTGCGCCCTGATGTGCTGGCACTTCTTCTCATCAACCGTGAAACGCGACGCTCAGTCTCCTGTGTGCGGACTTCGACTAGTCATCCAATCGGGGACCCTCTTTTACCCTCCAAGGCCCGCTGCTGGGAGCTACTGAAGCTCTTCTACATCTTCAGCACGACACGCTACTTCAACCAGGAGGAGATTTTGTGTGTCTTGCCAGAGGATAGGGCTCAGAGAAGCAACACTGAAGACTTTGTGCTTGGATTCTCCCATCAGCCGCTACAGTGCTATCTAGTTACAGAAGAATGCAAAAGCTATGGAATTCAGACACCCCAGCACCAGCTCTTTCTGCTCTTCCCACTGTCAGTGCCCACCTTTGCACTGCGTACGGTGGCCACAAAGACTCTCTCTGATATAGTCGCAGCCACCGGGTTTTAA